One genomic region from Anopheles bellator chromosome 2, idAnoBellAS_SP24_06.2, whole genome shotgun sequence encodes:
- the LOC131206967 gene encoding uncharacterized protein LOC131206967 → MWTPSYDIIVETLTGSEFEVTVNDLDTVGYIKSKIQKYEGIPVNQQHLLYKHKELTDAMVMKDIPLVNGSRLKLVLGLKGGPISSKRLVTISSDCDNWLDMSDVLSGEDLMNLQSPGLKLLLYKDNKKNVHRFMKVRAEKAGDGMKSSISRSVIGSGVAGLAGHGSGGGGGTGSGQMSQKERDIAVTKEKLAQIKAKLSQKKKRLNGGGAQPPVNGGETGYDGADVDAARHTAAMVSVRNGCDLMNEIDLSNASRSVYRHKKRHNQHYHHHHHHHHQQQQQQHQHLETVIKEEKCPIGYHRPTTGYDGSLHTSGSAGAAGGHRKSMSAVIDFGRQKTDSSTVATAAAPSFNYGLVNVVHGGGGGGATSARTHTASSLEQEKRSQIREHLQRNRSFKTISAKSLDFGRDAAAAALHLSHTPSAGLERSLSFHSNGILNRMDSELGAGGVRRSSGRLGAASTGSISASQARLDGRGRVGVGGGGCTTQSLRQLDEKVSSASLHDLIELLKFTPSRKQHRTFSNDSLNKLVVSCPKKYGAAGAMGKKSLPDINPPALNNIDEYIADYDIGMKASSGGTAAAVAGTGPHTATTAGDCKIASAAELAFKSGAHAAGDKASLRALYKSTSSDDGGTVYELPKLLVREDSPVESFLASYSQLETVATVRGDSPKNTFTTSTGSLEESSSDHGGGTTSNLSDSLLEVNLPHGATATTAGTIGDVTAKAKLASESLLKLAAEIAAESRSTAGASVLPSTISPPPGATLFGSNGSLISTPGGTKAPLISGGGGCSSSWCHHWNNRQNASYSYGPSVGRHHSELGINELELKFVRNNDRVATIERVDDSRNVIKLPALSGLEINTGGRWLQMTAAGALRFSDEDDLGDDDEDDDDQEEDDDDDGDNEDEEHDADDFGEEDGGCDLVGQQVVGDVDEADRREERISSSSCSSIHRPRATSNSTSFIHSHLSISSDEDDLFSVAELGGGAGGASSNASGYRAAVGSKSKSIDLNEFRKAFGSSPTLLNALGTGTSVGRLVPPQLSRLETIPSQYRRGYTNLNDACLSSSTSELECVSNGAAAAAKKKLTTLLAPDGTSELSPLLKHRASNEHIAYVRSNENLNRYKALFAATPSNFGDGSARRRSSENGETVGGGGDALYLRHQRQSHGLGASAGGARHLPGIRDHLASIADSAEMVGDSIHGNGDRSTCSNLNDDELGRCFTVGGDFECRFSRLSCCSVANGGALDKSVSPRSPDGSRLVTGGGSDGAMRSDSSTVDDRNRMLFGGGGTVMDGGNGSSTPLRRQSDYYFPSDESLFNMDSFFDDFVEIDTSDIFDSAEFINISAPPLSHHRHLAQQNHQAQQQQQHHHHHHHHHHLGTRKSVSSSGLLLPDILHQQQQPEQPQRQPQHAGHHYQYLLSKDHQQHGPLRLNTADRDGDGIHFPASRRIAQMQQHHGPGADDIDLDDEPGIASIIQHIDREQLCDRGATTTLPPASRSVGNNNELGDRIATERLLRLPPRSDLGLFGSAGAVLTFPAEPLTDRGRDDDAGAAGQPHQQHHATEQIKSKKLRCAQCNKKLGVIMIMKCHCEKIFCAQHRYAEAHNCSYDFKLQGRKLLERENPLVVAEKLPKI, encoded by the exons ATGTGGACGCCATCGTACGACATCATCGTGGAGACGTTGACCGGGTCGGAGTTCGAAGTAACGGTCAACGATCTGGACACGGTAGGATACATCAAATCGAAAATACAGAAATATGAGG GAATTCCGGTCAATCAGCAGCATCTGCTGTACAAACACAAGGAGCTGACCGACGCAATGGTGATGAAGGATATCCCGCTGGTGAACGGGTCCCGCCTGAAGCTCGTCCTCGGCCTAAAGGGTGGCCCCATCTCGTCCAAACGGCTCGTCACCATCTCCTCCGATTGCGACAACTGGCTCGACATGAGCGACGTGCTGTCGGG GGAAGATTTGATGAACCTCCAGAGCCCCGGGCTGAAGTTGCTCCTCTACAAGGACAATAAAAAGAATGTCCACCGTTTTATGAAAGTGCGCGCGGAGAAGGCGGGCGATGGGATGAAAAGCTCCATCTCTCGATCGGTCATCGGCAGTGGTGTTGCCGGCCTGGCTGGTCacggttccggcggtggcggcgggaccGGATCCGGTCAGATGAGTCAAAAAGAGCGTGATATTGCCGTTACAAAAGAG AAATTGGCACAAATCAAAGCAAAGTTGAGCCAGAAAAAGAAGAGACTGAACGGAGGCGGTGCACAGCCACCGGTGAATGGCGGCGAGACCGGCTACGATGGCGCTGACGTGGACGCCGCACGCCACACGGCAGCGATGGTGTCCGTTCGTAACGGATGTGACCTGATGAACGAGATTGACCTCAGCAATGCCTCTCGGAGCGTGTACCGTCACAAGAAGCGTCATAATCAGCActaccatcatcaccaccatcatcatcatcaacaacagcagcagcagcaccagcatctTGAGACTGTGATTAAGGAGGAAAAGTGCCCCATCGGTTACCACCGGCCGACCACGGGCTACGATGGGTCGCTACATACGTCCGGTTCTGCCGGAGCGGCCGGCGGGCACCGCAAATCGATGTCGGCCGTGATTGACTTTGGTCGTCAGAAAACGGACTCCTCGACGGTGgctaccgccgccgctccTTCGTTCAACTATGGTTTGGTGAATGTAGttcacggtggcggcggcggaggtgcCACGTCGGCGCGCACCCATACGGCGTCGTCGCTGGAGCAAGAGAAGCGATCACAGATACGCGAGCATTTGCAGCGCAATCGCTCCTTCAAGACGATCAGTGCCAAGAGTCTGGACTTTGGTCGCGatgcggccgcggcggcgcTGCATCTGAGTCACACACCGAGCGCGGGCCTCGAACGATCGTTGTCGTTCCACTCGAACGGAATCCTGAATCGTATGGATTCGGAGCTGGGTGCTGGCGGTGTGCGGCGTAGTAGCGGCAGGCTCGGAGCGGCTTCTACCGGCAGCATTAGCGCCAGCCAGGCCCGGCTCGACGGTCGAGGCCGGGTGGGCGTTGGTGGAGGTGGCTGCACCACGCAATCGTTGCGCCAGCTGGACGAGAAAGTGTCCTCCGCCTCGCTGCACGATCTGATCGAGCTGCTCAAGTTCACCCCGTCCAGGAAGCAGCATCGAACGTTCTCAAACGATTCGCTCAATAAGCTTGTAGTGA gcTGTCCGAAAAAGTATGGCGCCGCGGGTGCTATGGGCAAGAAGTCGCTACCGGATATCAATCCTCCCGCACTGAACAACATCGACGAGTACATTGCGGACTACGATATTGGCATGAAAGCGTCCAGTGGTGGcacagcggcagcggtggccggtACCGGACcgcacacggccacgacggcAGGCGATTGCAAGATCGCCTCTGCCGCGGAGCTTGCGTTCAAAAGTGGCGCGCACGCCGCCGGGGACAAGGCGTCACTCCGTGCGTTGTACAAGTCAACATCATCCGATG ATGGTGGCACCGTGTACGAGCTTCCGAAGCTGCTTGTCCGCGAAGACTCCCCGGTGGAATCGTTTCTGGCTTCCTACTCGCAGCTAGAAACGGTGGCTACCGTGCGGGGCGATTCACCGAAAAACACCTTCACTACCTCCACCGGCAGTCTGGAAGAGAGTAGTAGTGACCACGGAGGCGGCACTACGTCGAACCTATCGGACAGCTTGCTCGAAGTGAACCTTCCACACGGCGCGACAGCGACGACTGCGGGTACGATCGGTGACGTTACGGCGAAAGCCAAGTTGGCTTCGGAATCGTTGCTCAAGCTGGCGGCCGAAATTGCTGCCGAAAGTCGCTCAACGGCCGGTGCCTCCGTCCTTCCGTCGACCATTAGTCCTCCACCCGGTGCGACACTGTTTGGCAGCAACGGAAGTTTGATAAGTACTCCCGGTGGCACTAAAGCGCCGCTAAttagtggcggtggtggttgttccAGTTCCTGGTGCCACCATTGGAACAATCGACAGAACGCCAGTTATTCGTATGGACCCAGTGTCGGTCGTCACCATTCGGAGCTGGGCATCAACGAGCTGGAGCTCAAGTTTGTTCGCAACAACGATCGGGTGGCGACGATCGAACGTGTGGA TGATAGTAGAAATGTGATAAAGCTGCCCGCATTATCGGGCCTCGAGATcaacaccggtggccgctggctaCAGATGACCGCGGCCGGTGCACTGCGCTTCAGTGATGAAGACGACcttggcgacgacgacgaggacgacgacgaccaggaggaggacgacgacgacgacggggatAACGAGGATGAGGAACACGATGCGGACGATTTTGGTGAAGAGGACGGCGGCTGCGATCTTGTTGGCCAGCAGGTGGTGGGCGATGTTGACGAAGCGGACCGTCGGGAGGAGCGCATTTCGTCGTCTTCCTGTTCATCGATCCACCGACCACGAGCAACCTCGAACTCGACCAGCTTCATCCACAGCCACCTGTCGATCTCGTCCGATGAGGACGATCTGTTCAGTGTGGCCGAACTGGGCGGTGGGGCCGGCGGTGCTAGTTCCAACGCTTCCGGCTACAGGGCGGCCGTGGGCAgcaaatcgaaatcgatcgatctgaaCGAGTTCCGGAAAGCGTTCGGGAGCAGCCCAACGCTGCTGAACGCCCTCGGTACCGGGACCAGCGTGGGGCGGCTCGTACCACCCCAGCTGTCGCGGCTCGAAACCATCCCGTCCCAGTATCGGCGCGGTTACACGAACCTAAACGATGCGTGCCTTTCGAGCTCAACGTCCGAGCTGGAGTGCGTGAGCAATGGggccgcggcggccgcaaAGAAAAAGCTGACTACCTTGCTGGCCCCGGACGGTACGAGCGAACTGTCGCCACTGCTGAAGCATCGCGCAAGCAACGAGCACATCGCTTACGTGCGGAGTAACGAAAATCTGAACCGCTACAAGGCCCTGTTTGCGGCCACACCGTCCAATTTTGGCGATGGGTCTGCCCGGCGGCGTAGCAGTGAAAACGGTGAAacagtcggtggcggtggtgatgccCTCTACCTTCGGCATCAACGGCAATCCCACGGCCTCGGGGCTAGTGCAGGTGGCGCGCGTCATTTGCCCGGCATCCGCGATCATCTGGCGAGCATTGCTGATTCGGCGGAGATGGTGGGCGATTCGATTCACGGAAACGGCGACCGCAGTACCTGTTCGAATTTGAACGACGATGAGCTTGGCCGCTGCTTCACGGTCGGCGGGGACTTTGAGTGCCGCTTCTCGAGGCtgagctgctgctcggtggccaacggtggcgccCTTGACAAGTCCGTATCGCCCCGATCTCCGGACGGCAGCCGATTGGTGACGGGTGGCGGTAGTGACGGCGCGATGCgcagcgacagcagcacgGTCGACGATCGTAATCGAATGTTgttcggcggtggtggaacgGTGATGGatggcggaaacggaagctcGACACCACTCCGACGACAGTCCGACTACTATTTCCCTTCGGACGAGAGTCTATTCAATATGGATTCGTTTTTCGATGATTTCGTCGAAATTGACACGAGCGACATCTTCGATAGTGCTGAGTTTATTAACATTAGCGCCCCGCCACTATCGCACCATCGCCATTTGGCGCAACAGAACCATCaagctcagcagcagcagcagcaccatcaccaccaccatcatcatcatcatctgggaACGAGAAAAAGTGTCTCCAGTTccggcctgctgctgcccgacatactgcaccaacagcagcagccggagcagccGCAGCGACAACCGCAGCATGCCGGTCATCACTACCAGTATCTGCTGTCGAAAGATCACCAACAGCATGGTCCGCTGCGGCTCAACACAGCCGATCGGGATGGAGACGGAATTCATTTCCCCGCCTCGCGCCGCATCGCAcagatgcagcagcaccacggaCCCGGAGCGGACGATATCGATCTGGACGACGAACCGGGTATCGCGTCAATCATACAGCACATCGATCGGGAGCAGCTGTGCGATCGGGGCGCCACCACGACGctaccgccagccagcaggtcGGTAGGCAACAATAACGAGCTCGGTGACCGAATAGCGACGGAACGGTTGCTACGGTTGCCACCACGCTCGGATCTTGGCCTCTTCGGGTCTGCTGGGGCGGTGTTAACGTTCCCGGCCGAACCGCTTACCGATCGGGGGCGAGACGACGACGCAGGGGCGGCAGGGCAgccgcatcagcagcaccacgctACCGAGCAGATTAAATCGAAAAAGTTACGCTGCGCCCAGTGCAACAAAAAGCTCGGCGTCATTATGATCATGAAGTGTCACTGCGAAAAGATCTTTTGCGCGCAGCACCGGTACGCCGAGGCCCACAACTGTTCGTACGATTTTAAGCTTCAGGGCCGGAAGCTGCTCGAGCGCGAGAATCCGCTCGTTGTGGCGGAAAAGTTGCCGAAAATATAA
- the LOC131211175 gene encoding protein transport protein Sec23A isoform X1 — MTTYEEFIQQNEDRDGIRFTWNVWPTSRIDSTRLVVPLGCLYQPLKERPDLPPILYDPVICTRTTCRAVLNPLCQVDYRAKLWVCNFCFQRNPFPPQYAAISEQHQPAELIAGFSTIEYTIARAPCMPPVFLFVVDTCMDEEELTALKDSLQMSLSLLPANALVGLITFGKMVQVHELGTEGCSKSYVFRGTKDLSAKQIQDMLGIGRGPATGQHPGQHPQQQRGPAAPPVPPANRFLQPLHKCDMALTDLLGELQRDPWPVSQGKRFLRSTGAALSIAVGLLECTYPNTGGRIMLFVGGPCSQGPGQVVDDELKHPIRSHHDIQKDNAKFMKKAIKHYEALALRTATNGHCIDIYSCALDQTGLLEMKQCCNSTGGHMVMGDSFNSSLFKQTYQRVFAADQKNELKMAFNGTLEVKCSRELKVEGGIGSCVSLNVKNGTVSDTEIGMGGTVQWKLCTMSPNTTMAFFFEIANQHTAPIPPGGRGCLQFISQYQHASGQRRIRVTTVARSWADGAANLHMISAGFDQEAAAVLMSRMVVYRAESDDGPDTLRWIDRQLIRLCQKFGEYGKDDANSFRLAENFSLFPQFMYHLRRSQFLQVFNNSPDETTFYRHMLMREDLTQSLIMIQPILYSYSFNGPPEPVLLDTSSIQPDRILLMDTFFQILIFHGETIAQWRKDKYQDMPEYENFKQLLQAPVDDAQEILQTRFPMPRYIDTEQGGSQARFLLSKVNPSQTHNNMYAYGQMAVPSADGGAPVLTDDVSLQVFMEHLKKLAVSSTT; from the exons ATGACGACGTACGAGGAATTCATTCAGCAGAATGAGGACCGGGATGGCATTCGGTTTACGTGGAACGTGTGGCCGACGAGTCGCATCGACTCGACGCGCCTGGTCGTCCCGCTCGGCTGCCTCTACCAACCGCTCAAAGAGCGCCCGGATCTGCCCCCGATCCTGTACGATCCGGTTATTTGCACGCGCACgacctgccgtgccgtgctgaaTCCGCTGTGCCAGGTCGACTATCGGGCCAAGCTGTGGGTGTGCAACTTTTGCTTCCAGCGCAACCCATTCCCGCCCCAGTATGCCGCCATCTCGGAGCAGCACCAACCGGCCGAGCTGATCGCCGGCTTTAGCACGATCGAGTACACGATTGCGCGCGCCCCGTGCATGCCACCGGTGTTCCTGTTCGTCGTGGACACGTGCATGGACGAGGAAGAGCTGACCGCGCTCAAGGACTCGCTCCAGATGTCGCTCAGCTTGCTGCCTGCGAATGCGCTCGTCGGTTTGATCACGTTCGGTAAGATGGTCCAGGTGCACGAACTTGGCACCGAGGGGTGCTCGAAAAGTTACGTGTTCCGTGGCACGAAAGACCTGAGTGCGAAGCAGATACAGGATATGCTGGGTATCGGGCGTGGTCCTGCGACGGGCCAGCATCCCGGTCAGCACCCGCAGCAACAGCGTGGGCCGGCAGCACCGCCTGTTCCGCCGGCGAACCGCTTTTTGCAACCGCTGCACAAGTGTGATATGGCTCTGACCGATCTGCTCGGTGAGTTGCAGCGTGATCCGTGGCCGGTGTCGCAAGGCAAACGTTTCCTGCGATCCACCGGTGCCGCCCTGTCCATTGCGGTCGGTTTGCTCGAATGCACCTATCCCAACACGGGCGGACGCATTATGCTGTTCGTCGGTGGCCCGTGTTCCCAGGGTCCCGGTCAGGTGGTGGACGATGAACTGAAGCACCCGATTCGGTCACACCACGACATCCAGAAGGACAACGCCAAGTTCATGAAGAAAGCGATCAAGCACTACGAAGCGCTGGCGTTGCGTACGGCCACCAATGGGCATTGTATCGATATCTACTCGTGCGCCCTCGATCAGACCGGGCTGCTGGAGATGAAGCAGTGCTGCAACTCGACCGGCGGCCACATGGTCATGGGCGATTCGTTCAACTCGTCACTGTTCAAGCAAACCTACCAGCGGGTCTTTGCGGCCGACCAAAAGAACGAGCTCAAGATGGCGTTCAATGGAACGCTGGAGGTTAAGTGTTCGCGGGAACTGAAGGTTGAAGGCGGCATCGGGTCGTGCGTTTCGTTGAACGTGAAGAATGGCACCGTCTCGGACACGGAAATCGGTATGGGTGGCACCGTGCAGTGGAAGCTGTGCACGATGAGCCCCAACACGACGATGGCCTTCTTTTTCGAAATAGCCAATCAGCATACGGCCCCGATACCGCCCGGTGGTCGCGGTTGTCTGCAGTTCATTTCGCAGTACCAGCACGCCAGCGGACAGCGACGTATACGCGTAACGACGGTTGCGCGTAGCTGGGCCGACGGAGCGGCCAATTTGCACATGATTTCGGCCGGGTTCGATCAGGAGGCGGCCGCCGTGCTTATGTCGCGGATGGTCGTGTACCGGGCCGAGTCGGACGATGGGCCCGACACACTGCGCTGGATCGATCGGCAGCTGATCCGCCTGTGCCAGAAGTTTGGCGAGTACGGCAAGGACGACGCAaacagcttccggttggcgGAGAACTTTTCGCTCTTCCCGCAGTTCATGTACCACCTGCGACGTTCGCAGTTCCTGCAGGTGTTCAACAACAGCCCGGACGAAACCACCTTCTACCGGCACATGCTAATGCGCGAGGATCTCACGCAATCATTGATCATGATCCAACCGATACTGTATTCTTACTCGTTCAAcgggccaccggagccggtgcTGCTCGACACCTCCTCAATCCAGCCCGATCGTATCCTGCTGATGGACACGTTCTTTCAAATTCTCATTTTCCACGGTGAGACGATCGCGCAGTGGCGCAAAGACAAGTACCAGGACATGCCGGAGTACGAGAACTTTAAGCAGCTGCTACAGGCACCGGTGGACGATGCACAAGAGATTCTCCAGACGCGTTTCCCGATGCCTCGGTACATCGACACCGAGCAGGGCGGTTCGCAGGCACGGTTCCTCCTGTCGAAGGTTAACCCTTCACAGACTCACAACAACATGTACGCCTACGGCCAG ATGGCGGTTCCAAGTGCG GACGGTGGCGCTCCCGTGCTAACGGATGACGTATCGCTGCAAGTGTTCATGGAACATCTGAAGAAGCTGGCCGTCTCATCGACCACATAA
- the LOC131211175 gene encoding protein transport protein Sec23A isoform X2, with translation MTTYEEFIQQNEDRDGIRFTWNVWPTSRIDSTRLVVPLGCLYQPLKERPDLPPILYDPVICTRTTCRAVLNPLCQVDYRAKLWVCNFCFQRNPFPPQYAAISEQHQPAELIAGFSTIEYTIARAPCMPPVFLFVVDTCMDEEELTALKDSLQMSLSLLPANALVGLITFGKMVQVHELGTEGCSKSYVFRGTKDLSAKQIQDMLGIGRGPATGQHPGQHPQQQRGPAAPPVPPANRFLQPLHKCDMALTDLLGELQRDPWPVSQGKRFLRSTGAALSIAVGLLECTYPNTGGRIMLFVGGPCSQGPGQVVDDELKHPIRSHHDIQKDNAKFMKKAIKHYEALALRTATNGHCIDIYSCALDQTGLLEMKQCCNSTGGHMVMGDSFNSSLFKQTYQRVFAADQKNELKMAFNGTLEVKCSRELKVEGGIGSCVSLNVKNGTVSDTEIGMGGTVQWKLCTMSPNTTMAFFFEIANQHTAPIPPGGRGCLQFISQYQHASGQRRIRVTTVARSWADGAANLHMISAGFDQEAAAVLMSRMVVYRAESDDGPDTLRWIDRQLIRLCQKFGEYGKDDANSFRLAENFSLFPQFMYHLRRSQFLQVFNNSPDETTFYRHMLMREDLTQSLIMIQPILYSYSFNGPPEPVLLDTSSIQPDRILLMDTFFQILIFHGETIAQWRKDKYQDMPEYENFKQLLQAPVDDAQEILQTRFPMPRYIDTEQGGSQARFLLSKVNPSQTHNNMYAYGQDGGAPVLTDDVSLQVFMEHLKKLAVSSTT, from the exons ATGACGACGTACGAGGAATTCATTCAGCAGAATGAGGACCGGGATGGCATTCGGTTTACGTGGAACGTGTGGCCGACGAGTCGCATCGACTCGACGCGCCTGGTCGTCCCGCTCGGCTGCCTCTACCAACCGCTCAAAGAGCGCCCGGATCTGCCCCCGATCCTGTACGATCCGGTTATTTGCACGCGCACgacctgccgtgccgtgctgaaTCCGCTGTGCCAGGTCGACTATCGGGCCAAGCTGTGGGTGTGCAACTTTTGCTTCCAGCGCAACCCATTCCCGCCCCAGTATGCCGCCATCTCGGAGCAGCACCAACCGGCCGAGCTGATCGCCGGCTTTAGCACGATCGAGTACACGATTGCGCGCGCCCCGTGCATGCCACCGGTGTTCCTGTTCGTCGTGGACACGTGCATGGACGAGGAAGAGCTGACCGCGCTCAAGGACTCGCTCCAGATGTCGCTCAGCTTGCTGCCTGCGAATGCGCTCGTCGGTTTGATCACGTTCGGTAAGATGGTCCAGGTGCACGAACTTGGCACCGAGGGGTGCTCGAAAAGTTACGTGTTCCGTGGCACGAAAGACCTGAGTGCGAAGCAGATACAGGATATGCTGGGTATCGGGCGTGGTCCTGCGACGGGCCAGCATCCCGGTCAGCACCCGCAGCAACAGCGTGGGCCGGCAGCACCGCCTGTTCCGCCGGCGAACCGCTTTTTGCAACCGCTGCACAAGTGTGATATGGCTCTGACCGATCTGCTCGGTGAGTTGCAGCGTGATCCGTGGCCGGTGTCGCAAGGCAAACGTTTCCTGCGATCCACCGGTGCCGCCCTGTCCATTGCGGTCGGTTTGCTCGAATGCACCTATCCCAACACGGGCGGACGCATTATGCTGTTCGTCGGTGGCCCGTGTTCCCAGGGTCCCGGTCAGGTGGTGGACGATGAACTGAAGCACCCGATTCGGTCACACCACGACATCCAGAAGGACAACGCCAAGTTCATGAAGAAAGCGATCAAGCACTACGAAGCGCTGGCGTTGCGTACGGCCACCAATGGGCATTGTATCGATATCTACTCGTGCGCCCTCGATCAGACCGGGCTGCTGGAGATGAAGCAGTGCTGCAACTCGACCGGCGGCCACATGGTCATGGGCGATTCGTTCAACTCGTCACTGTTCAAGCAAACCTACCAGCGGGTCTTTGCGGCCGACCAAAAGAACGAGCTCAAGATGGCGTTCAATGGAACGCTGGAGGTTAAGTGTTCGCGGGAACTGAAGGTTGAAGGCGGCATCGGGTCGTGCGTTTCGTTGAACGTGAAGAATGGCACCGTCTCGGACACGGAAATCGGTATGGGTGGCACCGTGCAGTGGAAGCTGTGCACGATGAGCCCCAACACGACGATGGCCTTCTTTTTCGAAATAGCCAATCAGCATACGGCCCCGATACCGCCCGGTGGTCGCGGTTGTCTGCAGTTCATTTCGCAGTACCAGCACGCCAGCGGACAGCGACGTATACGCGTAACGACGGTTGCGCGTAGCTGGGCCGACGGAGCGGCCAATTTGCACATGATTTCGGCCGGGTTCGATCAGGAGGCGGCCGCCGTGCTTATGTCGCGGATGGTCGTGTACCGGGCCGAGTCGGACGATGGGCCCGACACACTGCGCTGGATCGATCGGCAGCTGATCCGCCTGTGCCAGAAGTTTGGCGAGTACGGCAAGGACGACGCAaacagcttccggttggcgGAGAACTTTTCGCTCTTCCCGCAGTTCATGTACCACCTGCGACGTTCGCAGTTCCTGCAGGTGTTCAACAACAGCCCGGACGAAACCACCTTCTACCGGCACATGCTAATGCGCGAGGATCTCACGCAATCATTGATCATGATCCAACCGATACTGTATTCTTACTCGTTCAAcgggccaccggagccggtgcTGCTCGACACCTCCTCAATCCAGCCCGATCGTATCCTGCTGATGGACACGTTCTTTCAAATTCTCATTTTCCACGGTGAGACGATCGCGCAGTGGCGCAAAGACAAGTACCAGGACATGCCGGAGTACGAGAACTTTAAGCAGCTGCTACAGGCACCGGTGGACGATGCACAAGAGATTCTCCAGACGCGTTTCCCGATGCCTCGGTACATCGACACCGAGCAGGGCGGTTCGCAGGCACGGTTCCTCCTGTCGAAGGTTAACCCTTCACAGACTCACAACAACATGTACGCCTACGGCCAG GACGGTGGCGCTCCCGTGCTAACGGATGACGTATCGCTGCAAGTGTTCATGGAACATCTGAAGAAGCTGGCCGTCTCATCGACCACATAA
- the LOC131212852 gene encoding calcineurin B homologous protein 1 yields the protein MGNKSSLLLREEEIAQIHEETGFTPNQIERLYSRFTSLDRNDCGTLSREDFLRIPELAINPLCERIVHSFFADSSDDRVNFRQFTRVLAHFRPIKPNKENKLNSREAKLRFAFRMYDLDDDETISRDELLNILQMMVGANISQDQLNSIAERTIVEADTVGVGKISFDDFCRALERTEVEQKMSIRFLN from the exons ATGGGCAATAAATCATCGTTGTTGCTGCGGGAGGAAGAAATCGCCCAGATTCACGAGGAAACTGGAT TTACACCGAATCAAATCGAGCGTCTGTATTCTCGCTTCACGTCGCTCGATCGTAATGACTGTGGAACGCTTTCGCGCGAAGACTTTCTGCGCATTCCGGAGCTCGCGATCAATCCGCTGTGTGAGCGGATCGTGCATTCGTTCTTCGCCGACAGCAGTGACGATCGTGTGAACTTCCGCCAGTTCACACGCGTGTTGGCCCACTTCCGGCCGATCAAGCCgaacaaggaaaacaaactgaacaGCCGCGAAGCGAAGCTGCGGTTTGCGTTCCGGATGTACGATCTGGATGATGACGAGACGATTTCGCGCGACGAGCTGCTGAACATTCTGCAGATGATGGTGGGGGCAAACATTAGCCAGGATCAGCTGAATAGCATCGCCGAACGGACGATCGTCGAGGCGGATACGGTCGGTGTGGGCAAAATTTCGTTCGACGACTTCTGCCGGGCACTGGAACGCACAGAGGTGGAACAAAAGATGTCCATTCGCTTCTTGAACTGA